In one window of Drosophila mauritiana strain mau12 chromosome X, ASM438214v1, whole genome shotgun sequence DNA:
- the LOC117146793 gene encoding tyrosine aminotransferase, with translation MPSSFANESQFRYQSSRSRASCPSRSPSEPESPAPVTPNCDVVDQALAELQLQSQEIRKQQDLVATTTTATSSSSSSRKRSGWEIKSSKLSLNTHNRIRNIVESLKIKPNPEKPMIPLSIGDPTTFGNLKAADETMKAVLHSLESGKYNGYASTQGHEIARKAVAKYSAHQRPDGEIDANEVVLCSGCSSALEYCILALADRGQNVLVPRPGFCLYYTLSLGLDIEVRYYDLLPDQQWRADLVQLESLIDENTAALLINNPSNPCGSVFDEKHLRELIAICERNYLPIIADEIYEHFVFPGSKHLAVSSLTTEVPVLSCGGLTKRFLVPGWRMGWIIVHDRKDRLRDAIVGLKNMCGRILGSNTIIQGALPDILTKTPQSYFDGVIDVLHSNAMLAYKMLKQVRGLDPVMPNGAMYMMIGVSIERFPEFKDDTHFVQEMVNEQSVFCLPGSCFEYPGYVRIVLTVPGAMIEEACSRIAEFCDRHYKKESRNFIEHGLLDCDDLAF, from the exons ATGCCCAGCAGTTTTGCCAACGAGAGTCAGTTCCGATACCAGAGCAGCCGCAGTCGGGCCAGCTGCCCAAGCCGGAGTCCCAGCGAGCCGGAATCCCCGGCGCCGGTGACGCCCAACTGCGATGTAGTCGACCAGGCGCTGGCCGAGCTGCAGCTCCAATCGCAGGAGATTCGCAAGCAACAGGACCTGgtggccaccaccaccactgccacgagcagcagcagcagcagccggaaGCGATCCGGATGGGAGATTAAGAGCTCCAAGTTATCCCTTAACACGCACAATCGCATCCGGAACATTGTCGAGTCGCTGAAGATCAAGCCGAATCCGGAGAAGCCCATGATACCGCTGTCCATTG GTGATCCCACAACCTTTGGCAATCTAAAAGCCGCCGATGAGACGATGAAGGCGGTGCTGCATTCCCTGGAGAGCGGCAAGTACAATGGGTATGCCAGCACCCAGGGTCACGAGATAGCCCGCAAGGCGGTGGCCAAGTACAGTGCCCACCAGCGTCCCGACGGAGAGATCGATGCCAACGaggtggtgctctgcagcggctgctcctccgccttgGAGTACTGCATCCTGGCGCTGGCGGATCGTGGTCAGAATGTGCTGGTGCCGCGACCGGGCTTCTGTTTGTACTACACGCTGTCCCTGGGCTTGGATATCGAGGTGCGCTACTACGACCTCCTGCCCGATCAGCAGTGGCGCGCCGATCTCGTCCAGCTGGAGAGCCTGATCGATGAGAACACCGCCGCCCTGCTGATCAACAATCCGAGCAATCCCTGTGGCAGCGTCTTCGATGAGAAGCATCTGCGCGAGCTGATCGCCATCTGCGAACGCAACTATCTGCCCATCATTGCCGATGAG ATCTACGAGCACTTTGTGTTCCCCGGCTCCAAGCACTTGGCCGTGAGCAGCCTGACCACGGAGGTTCCAGTTCTCTCCTGCGGCGGCTTGACCAAACGCTTCCTGGTTCCCGGTTGGCGGATGGGCTGGATCATCGTGCACGATCGAAAGGATCGTTTGCGCGATGCCATTGTCGGTCTAAAGAACATGTGTGGTCGCATTCTGGGCTCCAACACCATCATCCAGGGTGCCCTGCCCGATATCCTGACCAAGACACCGCAGTCTTACTTTGACGGCGTGATTGACGTGCTCCAC TCGAATGCCATGCTGGCCTACAAGATGCTGAAACAGGTGCGTGGCCTCGATCCCGTGATGCCCAATGGAGCCATGTACATGATGATCGGCGTGAGCATCGAACGCTTCCCGGAATTCAAGGACGACACCCACTTTGTCCAGGAGATGGTGAACGAGCAGAGTGTCTTCTGCCTGCCGGGCAGCTGCTTTGAGTACCCGGGATACGTGCGGATCGTACTCACCGTGCCCGGGGCGATGATCGAGGAGGCGTGCTCCAGGATTGCCGAGTTCTGCGATCGCCACTACAAGAAGGAGTCGCGCAATTTCATTGAGCACGGACTGCTGGACTGCGATGATCTGGCCTTCTGA
- the LOC117146810 gene encoding plasminogen receptor (KT): MGATASCKKTSGSGYPEHDDPSYRKCQELKMERWIQMHYQIKQREQALAIAHHRELFYWLSGFYLSAVYGCASYYQRVRRVSALAPLLPLTFVVGYYTDWAYGSKMHRIQAEANMIMEHEQELLHWPGGLPTVAGIDEARVETEMEKKMHPHHM, translated from the exons ATGGGTGCCACGGCCTCGTGCAAGAAAACCTCCGGCAGTGGCTATCCGGAGCACGATGATCCCAGCTACCGCAAGTGCCAGGAGCTCAAG ATGGAGCGCTGGATCCAGATGCATTACCAGATCAAGCAGCGGGAACAGGCACTGGCCATCGCCCACCATCGGGAGCTCTTCTACTGGCTGAGCGGATTCTACCTGAGTGCTGTGTACGGCTGCGCCAGTTACTACCAGAGGGTCAGGAGGGTATCCGCGCTGGCTCCGCTCCTGCCGCTCACCTTCGTCGTGGGTTACTATACGGACTGGGCCTACGGCAGCAAGATGCATCGCATTCAAG CGGAGGCCAACATGATAATGGAGCACGAGCAGGAGCTGCTCCACTGGCCAGGTGGTCTGCCCACTGTCGCCGGAATCGATGAGGCCCGCGTGGAGACCGAAATGGAGAAGAAAATGCATCCGCACCACATGTAG